From a single Kwoniella shandongensis chromosome 9, complete sequence genomic region:
- a CDS encoding phosphomevalonate kinase: MPRQTIISSPGKVLLAGGYLVLDRQFSGLVVATSSRFYSCVTDLPPSDEISSTNRATISVRAGQFPSTSSTWVYTLTLSGEELVLEQTNEAEVGKNKFIAISLLKTLELAYEKIEQEQGGDGVKAGEELLRRVKGETGGQGLEVVVLADNDFYSQREQLAALSLPPRLSSLPSLQPFTQLPRPIPQTNKTGLGSSAALVTSLVTSLLSHLSIISLPSSSTSSGSPSTDLLLVHSLAQYAHCLAQGKVGSGFDISSAVFGTHIYRRFSRSVLTPLMDKPPTSTISLSSSTATSKALPWLDPSEWDGSTTPFRLPKGLRLILADVDAGTDTPSFVGKVLEWRKREAEKATEVWKGLDKANMQLEKLLSGLVEREGDADYDATLRWAAERKFEGHAESETADLLIEVRATLLVIREYLREMSELSGVPIEPPEQTRLLDASSDVPGVLGGGVPGAGGYDAIFLLTIDSPDVISAVDDLWSSWTEMSVCPLLAKQSDGGLRIESLEDVKGLKEALTRV; the protein is encoded by the exons ATGCCTCGCCAAactatcatctcctctccaggTAAAGTCCTCTTGGCAGGAGGttacctcgtcctcgaccgtCAATTCTCCGGATTGGTAGTAGCCACTTCATCTCGATTCTACTCTTGCGTCACCGACCTGCCACCTTCCGACGAAATCTCATCAACGAACAGGGCTACGATATCCGTTCGAGCTGGACAATTCCCCTCTACGTCCTCGACTTGGGTGTACACTCTCACTTTGTCAGGTGAGGAGCTGGTGTTGGAACAGACCAATGAGGCGGAAGTTGGGAAAAATAAGTTTATAGCTATCTCGTTGCTCAAGACTTTAGAGCTGGCGTATGAGAAGATCGAACAGGAACAGGGAGGGGATGGCGTCAAGGCTGGCGAAGAGTTGCTGAGAAGAGTGAAGGGAGAGACTGGTGGACAGGGATTGGAGGTGGTCGTTCTGGCAGACAACGACTTTTATTCCCAGCgagagcag CTCGCAGCActctctctcccacctcGACTTTCCTCTCTGCCGTCATTGCAGCCTTTCACCCAACTGCCTCGACCCATACCCCAAACCAACAAGACAGGCCTCGGCTCGTCTGCAGCGCTGGTCACTTCACTCGtcacctctcttctctctcacttgtccatcatctccctcccttcatcttcaacctcatccggTTCGCCCTCTACCGATTTGCTACTGGTCCACTCGCTTGCGCAATACGCACATTGTTTGGCTCAAGGTAAAGTTGGATCAGGATTCGATATCTCCTCAGCAGTATTCGGAACACATATCTATCGTCGATTCTCCCGTTCTGTCCTGACTCCACTGATGGACAAACCccccacctcgaccatctccctctcttcgtccacGGCCACATCGAAGGCCCTCCCATGGTTAGATCCGAGTGAATGGGATGGATCAACTACGCCCTTCAGATTACCTAAGGGTTTGCGACTTATACTCGCCGACGTCGACGCAGGAACGGATACGCCTTCATTCGTAGGGAAAGTGTTAGAATGGAGAAAGcgagaggcggagaaggCGACAGAGGTTTGGAAAGGATTGGATAAGGCTAATATGCAGTTGGAGAAGTTGTTGAGTGGACTcgtggagagagagggagatgcggATTACGACGCGACGTTGAGATGGGCCGCAGAGAGGAAATTTgaagga CATGCCGAATCTGAGACTGCCGATTTGTTGATCGAAGTCAGAGCCACGTTACTA GTAATCCGAGAATACCTTCGAGAGATGTCAGAGCTTTCAGGTGTACCTATTGAGCCTCCAGAGCAAACTCGGTTGCTCGACGCAAGCTCCGATGTCCCAGGTGTCTTGGGTGGGGGTGTACcaggtg CGGGAGGGTACGATGCCATTTTCCTCCTTACGATCGATTCGCCCGACGTCATTTCTGCAGTGGACGATCTCTGGTCTTCATGGACTGAGATGAGCGTTTGTCCTCTACTTGCAAAACAAAGTGATGGCGGTCTAAGGATCGAAAGTCTGGAAGATGTGAAGGGGCTCAAAGAGGCCTTGACGAGAGTGTAA